The following nucleotide sequence is from Pseudonocardia sp. C8.
TCGACGACCTTGTCGAACTCGGCACCCTCGTCGGTCCGCAGCGAGCGCCAGTCGGCGACGGCGTCGTCCCAGTCCGCACCGGACGGCGCGTGGTCGCGGCCCTTCAGGTAGGCGAACGTCGTCTCGTCGGGGGCGATCATCCCGGCCCGGGCGCCCGCCTCGATCGACATGTTGCAGATCGTCATCCGGGCCTCCATCGAGAGGTTCTCGATGACGTTGCCCCGGTACTCCAGCACGTGGCCCTGGCCGCCACCGGTACCGATCTTCGCGATGACCGCGAGGATGACGTCCTTGCTGGTCACCCCGGGGCGCAGGGTGCCGTCCGAGGAGTTGACGTTGATCGCCATCGTCCGGAACGGCTTGAGCGGCAGCGTCTGGGTGGCCAGCACGTGCTCGACCTCGGAGGTGCCGATGCCGAACGCCATCGCGCCGAATGCACCGTGCGTCGAGGTGTGCGAGTCGCCGCAGACCACCGTGGTGCCCGGCTGGGTCAGGCCCAGCTGCGGGCCGACGACGTGCACGATCCCCTGCTCGGGGTCGTTCATCGGGTACAGCCGCACGCCGAACTCGGCGCAGTTGCGGCGCAGCGTCTCGACCTGGGTCCGGGAGACCTCGTCGGCGATCGGGGCGAGGACGTCGAGGGTCGGGACGTTGTGGTCCTCGGTGGCGAGGGTCAGGTCCGGCCGGCGGACCTTCCGGCCGGCGAGCCGGAGCCCGTCGAACGCCTGCGGGCTCGTGACCTCGTGCACCAGGTGCAGGTCGATGTAGAGCAGGTCCGGCTCGTCACCGGAGCCCCGGCGGACCAGGTGCCGGTCCCAGACCTTCTCGGCCAGCGTCCGCGGCGTCGTCGCTTCGCTCACGCCGCCTCCTTCTCTCGCGTGGGTCACAACGTGGTGGACTTCCCAGATATTGGAAAGTTAGTATCGGAACGTGGGACAGTCTAGCGGGATCGGCGTGCTCGACAAGGCGGTGGGGGTGCTCCGTGCGACGGCGGAGGGGCCCTGTGGGCTGGCCGAGCTCTGTGAGCGCACCGGCCTGCCCCGCGCGACCGCGCACCGGCTGGCCGTCGGCCTCGAGGCACACGGCATGCTGCTGCGCACCCCCGACGGCCGCTGGCACCCCGGCCCCACGCTCGGCCAGCTCGCCGGAGGCCGCCCGGACCCGCTGCTCGACGCCGCGGCCGGCGTCCTGCCCCGGCTGCGCGACATCACCGGCGAGAGCGTCCAGCTCTACCGGCGCGACGGCGTCCACCGGATCTGCATCGCGCACGCCGAGCCCCCGTCCGGGCTGCGGGACACGGTGCCCGTCGGCTCGCGGCTGCCGATGACGGCCGGGTCCGGCGCCAAGGTGCTCGCCGCCTGGTGCGACCCGGCGACCCAGCGGCTCATCCTCGCCGACGCCACCTTCTCCGAGCGGGTGCTGATCGACGTCCGCCGGCGCGGCTGGGCCCAGAGCGTGGCCGAGCGGGAGGCCGGGGTCGCCTCGGTGTCCGCGCCGGTCCGGGACGGCACCGGCCAGGTCGTCGCCGCGGTGTCGGTGTCCGGGCCGGTCGACCGGATCGGGCGCCGCCCCGGCGTGCGGTGGGCGGCCGATCTGCTCGCCGCGGCCGACGCCCTGCACCACCGCCTCGCCTGAGGTCCGGGATCACACCTCCACTACCGTGTGGGGGTCCGGCACCGGGCCGGACCCGTGGCGACGGTGGAGTGCATTCCGGGGAGACAGTGCAGACCAGCACATCGGCGGGTTACCTGCTGGGCATCGACGTCGGCACGACCAGGACGGCGGCCGCCGTCCTGCGCTCCGGCACGTCCGGCCCCGAGATGGTCACCCTCGGCGACCACTCGGTGGACGTCCCGTCCGTCGTGTACGTCGCCGCCGACGGCTCGCTGTTGTTCGGCGACGCGGCCGAGCGGCGCGCGCTGACCGAACCGGACCGCGTCGCGCGCGAGTTCAAGCGGCGCATCGGCGACCCGACCCCGATCCCGCTCGGCGAGCACTCGTTCACCGCCGAGCAGCTGTCCGCGCTGCTCACCGAGCACGTCGTCGACATCGTCTCCCGGGTCGAGGGCGGCCCGCCGGAGCGGGTGGCGGTGTCCCATCCCGCGTCGTGGGGCTCGCACAAGTGCGACCTGTTCGCCGACGCGCTCGCCGAGCGCGGGCTGGCCGTCACCTTCCTCACCGAGCCGCAGGCCGCGGCGCTGCACTACGCGACGAACGAGCGGGTCGAACCCGGCGCGACCGTCGCCGTCTACGACCTCGGCGGTGGGACGTTCGACGCCGCGGTCGTCCGCAAGGAGGCCGCCGGCACGACCGACACCGGTGGCACGGTGGTCGGCGGGACGCTGTTCACGCTGCTCGGCCGGCCCGACGGCGTCGAGCAGCTGGGGGGCGCGGACTTCGACCAGGCCGTCGTCGACCACGTGCGCGACGCGGTGCCGCAGGCGTTCGAGGGGCTCGACGAGGCCGACCCGGACGTCCTCGCCCAGATGGCCCGGCTGCGGCGCGAGTGCCGCGAGGCCAAGGAGGCGCTGTCCGCCGACACCGAGGTGTCCATCCCGGTGTGGCTGGGCGAGGTGCGGACGACGGTGCGCCTGCACCGCAGCGACCTCGAGGACCGTATCCGGCCCCGGCTGGAGGAGTCGGTGGAGGCGCTGCAGCGGGCGATCGCGTCGGCCGGGCTGGCCGCGTCCGGCCCGTCGGTCGTGCTCCTGGTCGGCGGCTCGTCGCGGATCCCCCTGGTGGCGCAGCTGGTGTCGTCCGAGCTGGAACGCCCGGTGCAGGTCGACGCCGACCCGAAGAACGCCATCGGCAAGGGCGCCGTCCTGGCGCTGGGCCCGGTCGACCCGGTGACGGCGGCACCGTCCGGCACCGGGACCGCCCTGCCGGCGACCGCGCTCGGCGCGGCCGCCGCGGGCGGCGGGACCGTGCTGGCCCCCGACCCGGGTCCGCTGCCGTGGGAGGAGCCCGGCGCCGCCGCACCGGCGGCGTACGACGAGGGGCCGACCGCGCACCTGACCGGCGCGGACGCCGACCCGCCGACCCAGCCCGTCCCGGTCGTCCCGGCGTACGGCGGGACGGAACCGGCGACCGCCCTGTACGGCGACGGCTACACCGACCCCTACGACGACGCCGACGGGGACACGGCCGTCTCCCCCGAGCCGTCACTGGCGCGCCGGTCCCCCGGCATGCTGATCGGGGCCGGTGGGGCCGTCGCCGCGGTGGCCGTGCTGGGCGCGGTGTTCTTCTGGCCGCAGGACCGGAACGTGAGCAACGCGACCCCCGAGCTGCCGGCGATGCCGACGACGACCGTGGCGCCGCCGCCCCCGACGGAGGAGCAGGAGCCGGTGGAGCAACCGGAGCCGACCCGGGAGCGGACCAGCACGCCGCGGACGACGTCCGACACCCCGGCACCGGCGCCCCCGCCGCCTCCGCCGGTGACGACGCCGGCGCCCCCGCCGGTCACCTCGTCCAACCCGCCGCCGACCACCCCGCAGCCGACCCCGACGTCGACGTCCACGACCGGCGACGTCAGCATCCAGCCAGTTCCTCCCGAACAGCGGTGATCCTCCGATCGGTGCCGGACCCTGCAGCGGACGGCACCGAACCCGTGTTCCCGGCGTGCCCGGGCGCGACTCCCACGCACGACGAAGGCCCCCGCTCCGGAGAGCGGGGGCCTTCGTTTCCGGTAGTCCCGACGGGATTTGAACCCGCGCTACCGCCTTGAGAGGGCGGCGTCCTAGGCCGCTAGACGACGGGACCAGGGACATCGATATTCATCTGTCGTGTGCGCGACATCTCGCGTAGTAGCCCCGACGGGATTTGAACCCGCGCTACCGCCTTGAGAGGGCGGCGTCCTAGGCCGCTAGACGACGGGGCCGAGACGAGATGATGTCGATGTCAGAAACCGGGATCCGCGGAACTGGATGAACCGGGAGGCGGTTTCCGCTGGGGTACCAGGACTCGAACCTAGACTAACTGAACCAGAATCAGTCGTGCTGCCAATTACACCATACCCCACCGAAAATCGGGGCTCAGCCGCTCAGTATCTGATCACACTCAGTGTCTGGTCA
It contains:
- a CDS encoding IclR family transcriptional regulator, which encodes MGQSSGIGVLDKAVGVLRATAEGPCGLAELCERTGLPRATAHRLAVGLEAHGMLLRTPDGRWHPGPTLGQLAGGRPDPLLDAAAGVLPRLRDITGESVQLYRRDGVHRICIAHAEPPSGLRDTVPVGSRLPMTAGSGAKVLAAWCDPATQRLILADATFSERVLIDVRRRGWAQSVAEREAGVASVSAPVRDGTGQVVAAVSVSGPVDRIGRRPGVRWAADLLAAADALHHRLA
- a CDS encoding Hsp70 family protein; this translates as MQTSTSAGYLLGIDVGTTRTAAAVLRSGTSGPEMVTLGDHSVDVPSVVYVAADGSLLFGDAAERRALTEPDRVAREFKRRIGDPTPIPLGEHSFTAEQLSALLTEHVVDIVSRVEGGPPERVAVSHPASWGSHKCDLFADALAERGLAVTFLTEPQAAALHYATNERVEPGATVAVYDLGGGTFDAAVVRKEAAGTTDTGGTVVGGTLFTLLGRPDGVEQLGGADFDQAVVDHVRDAVPQAFEGLDEADPDVLAQMARLRRECREAKEALSADTEVSIPVWLGEVRTTVRLHRSDLEDRIRPRLEESVEALQRAIASAGLAASGPSVVLLVGGSSRIPLVAQLVSSELERPVQVDADPKNAIGKGAVLALGPVDPVTAAPSGTGTALPATALGAAAAGGGTVLAPDPGPLPWEEPGAAAPAAYDEGPTAHLTGADADPPTQPVPVVPAYGGTEPATALYGDGYTDPYDDADGDTAVSPEPSLARRSPGMLIGAGGAVAAVAVLGAVFFWPQDRNVSNATPELPAMPTTTVAPPPPTEEQEPVEQPEPTRERTSTPRTTSDTPAPAPPPPPPVTTPAPPPVTSSNPPPTTPQPTPTSTSTTGDVSIQPVPPEQR
- the leuC gene encoding 3-isopropylmalate dehydratase large subunit is translated as MSEATTPRTLAEKVWDRHLVRRGSGDEPDLLYIDLHLVHEVTSPQAFDGLRLAGRKVRRPDLTLATEDHNVPTLDVLAPIADEVSRTQVETLRRNCAEFGVRLYPMNDPEQGIVHVVGPQLGLTQPGTTVVCGDSHTSTHGAFGAMAFGIGTSEVEHVLATQTLPLKPFRTMAINVNSSDGTLRPGVTSKDVILAVIAKIGTGGGQGHVLEYRGNVIENLSMEARMTICNMSIEAGARAGMIAPDETTFAYLKGRDHAPSGADWDDAVADWRSLRTDEGAEFDKVVDIDADELTPFVTWGTNPGQGLPLGERVPDPSTIVDEGERASVEKALDYMGLTGGTPLREVAVDAVFVGSCTNGRIEDLRAVAEILDGRSLAEGVRMLVVPGSMRVRFQAEEEGLDKVFTAAGAEWRSAGCSMCLGMNPDQLAPGERCASTSNRNFEGRQGKGGRTHLVSPLVAAATAVRGTLSSPEDLD